The Candidatus Lernaella stagnicola genome has a window encoding:
- a CDS encoding VWA domain-containing protein, protein MGDWLEYIRGLSFGAPTYLVVLLTLGVGAAIAGLVWISRRSRLMLRPITRILVVVGTGVSLLALGLAYGEVIHTKQEKHLAVALLVDGSASVPDAELERARQWVSQAYAQRGDTWLRTVVFSKDTRLLTAADTAPTIDRPDDSHGTDIAAAVGQAIELFPENHTRRLVLLTDGNQTEGDLVGQAASAAGHGVELHALMLGTRDDRDLFIEAINVPAAARPGELVKVSVVIVSNFETPARLQLSFAGRSIFNETVEVKPGRNVFETETRVRGKQSASFIATVNAEGDMHDDNNKLSASMRVASQPSVALFSGDLDQDLPLVEALDAARITVRPGRQSTLPRSAGALYPFDVVVLSDLDYKAMSDAQQAALMQYARDGGGGVVVLGGDKTGELGKKKTEEPIEKMMPVRFKEKKKTEPNPVTLVLVIDKSASMARERKFAMAVRAANETIDALAERSRVGVVLFDDFPRWAVHMQKVGDAESKQKLQDKLRSFGVDGGTSIYPAIGEAYKKLKDDKAKVKHIILLSDGISLTTFDQWGHLVEWMGGKRITISTVALGKESDQPHLRKIAEVGGGRYYYTEDFTQIPRIFLEETKKISKTGAIEKKIKPELLKKGDMLEGLPLTNIPHLAGYNTSDPKPTSEVFLTAERGEPLLTRWRFGLGRVTVLGTDSGAKWAAGWRKWGQYAPIMAHIVRGTMADLALRNYRIEARSADDFTNVNVDATDQYGNFVNDLKLTLKVSGPDDFEGEVVLSQSRPGGYDGRFQVPQFGTYSLRVVPEGGGLIRSQGVGQVNLTPPPEFVATRPNRALLTRATATGGGKLNPSIEEIFAVPEVEYPHRKPLWNVMLYVALGSLLLTLLIRRGILGG, encoded by the coding sequence ATGGGCGATTGGCTTGAATACATAAGAGGGCTGTCCTTCGGCGCTCCGACCTACTTGGTCGTGTTGCTCACCCTTGGGGTGGGCGCGGCCATTGCGGGATTGGTGTGGATTTCGCGCCGCAGCCGGCTGATGCTGCGTCCGATCACCCGCATTCTCGTGGTGGTGGGCACGGGTGTGAGTTTACTCGCACTGGGCCTGGCATACGGTGAAGTGATTCACACCAAACAGGAAAAGCATCTGGCGGTCGCGCTTTTGGTCGACGGCTCGGCTTCGGTGCCCGACGCCGAACTGGAACGCGCGCGGCAGTGGGTGTCCCAGGCCTACGCCCAACGCGGCGACACATGGCTGCGCACCGTGGTTTTCTCCAAGGACACCCGTCTGCTGACCGCCGCCGATACCGCCCCGACGATCGACCGGCCCGACGATTCGCACGGCACCGACATCGCCGCCGCGGTCGGCCAGGCCATCGAACTGTTTCCCGAGAACCACACGCGCCGCCTCGTGCTGCTGACCGACGGCAACCAAACCGAGGGCGACCTGGTCGGCCAAGCAGCCAGTGCCGCGGGGCACGGCGTGGAATTGCACGCCCTCATGCTCGGCACGCGCGACGACCGCGACCTGTTCATTGAGGCGATCAATGTGCCGGCTGCGGCCCGGCCGGGCGAATTGGTCAAAGTGAGCGTGGTGATCGTGTCCAATTTCGAAACCCCGGCGCGGCTGCAACTGAGTTTCGCCGGCCGCTCGATCTTCAATGAGACAGTCGAGGTGAAACCGGGCCGGAACGTGTTCGAAACCGAAACCCGGGTGCGCGGCAAGCAGTCCGCGTCGTTCATCGCGACCGTCAACGCCGAAGGCGACATGCACGATGACAACAACAAGTTGTCGGCCTCGATGCGCGTGGCCTCGCAACCCAGCGTGGCGCTCTTTTCCGGCGATCTGGACCAGGACCTGCCGCTCGTGGAAGCCCTCGACGCGGCGCGCATCACCGTGCGGCCCGGCCGGCAATCGACCCTGCCGCGTAGCGCCGGCGCGCTGTATCCCTTCGACGTCGTGGTGCTTTCCGACTTGGATTACAAAGCCATGTCCGACGCGCAGCAAGCGGCGTTGATGCAATACGCCCGCGATGGCGGCGGCGGCGTGGTCGTGTTGGGTGGGGATAAGACCGGCGAGTTGGGCAAGAAGAAGACCGAGGAGCCGATCGAAAAAATGATGCCGGTCCGCTTCAAAGAGAAGAAAAAGACCGAGCCGAACCCCGTGACGCTCGTGCTGGTGATCGACAAGTCCGCGTCCATGGCCCGCGAGCGCAAATTCGCCATGGCGGTCCGAGCCGCTAACGAAACCATCGACGCCCTGGCCGAACGTAGCCGGGTCGGCGTCGTGCTCTTCGACGACTTTCCGCGGTGGGCGGTCCACATGCAAAAGGTGGGCGACGCCGAGAGCAAGCAAAAGCTGCAGGATAAATTGCGCTCCTTCGGCGTGGATGGCGGCACCTCGATTTATCCGGCGATCGGCGAGGCGTACAAGAAGCTCAAGGACGACAAGGCTAAGGTCAAGCACATCATTTTGCTCTCCGACGGTATTTCGCTGACCACCTTCGACCAGTGGGGCCACCTCGTGGAATGGATGGGCGGCAAGCGGATCACCATCTCGACCGTGGCGCTCGGGAAGGAATCGGACCAGCCGCACCTGCGCAAGATCGCGGAGGTCGGCGGCGGGCGGTATTACTACACCGAAGACTTCACGCAGATCCCGCGCATCTTCCTGGAAGAGACGAAGAAGATCAGCAAAACCGGCGCGATCGAAAAGAAGATCAAACCCGAACTGCTGAAAAAGGGCGACATGCTCGAAGGCCTGCCGCTGACCAATATCCCTCATCTCGCCGGTTACAACACGTCCGATCCCAAGCCGACCAGCGAGGTTTTCCTGACCGCCGAACGCGGCGAGCCGCTGCTGACGCGCTGGCGTTTCGGGTTGGGCCGCGTCACCGTGCTGGGCACCGACAGCGGCGCGAAGTGGGCCGCCGGGTGGCGCAAGTGGGGGCAATACGCGCCGATCATGGCGCATATCGTGCGCGGCACGATGGCCGACCTGGCGTTGCGTAATTACCGCATCGAAGCGCGTAGCGCCGACGATTTCACCAACGTGAACGTCGACGCCACCGATCAGTACGGGAACTTCGTCAACGACCTGAAATTGACGCTCAAGGTTTCCGGACCCGATGATTTCGAGGGCGAAGTGGTGCTGTCGCAATCCCGGCCCGGCGGGTACGACGGGCGCTTCCAGGTGCCGCAGTTCGGAACCTATAGTTTGCGCGTGGTGCCCGAAGGCGGCGGCTTGATTCGCAGCCAGGGCGTGGGTCAAGTGAATTTGACGCCCCCGCCCGAATTCGTGGCCACCCGGCCCAACCGCGCGCTATTAACCCGCGCCACCGCCACCGGCGGCGGCAAACTTAACCCTTCAATCGAAGAAATTTTCGCTGTGCCGGAAGTCGAATACCCG